ACATATTTTTTGCAATTGGTTTGTAGGAACTTTTTCAGTCTTTATCGAAATAAATACGCATATATTTATTTAACCGATAAAAGGAGTGTTACTGTATGTCGCTTAACATCGTCGTCGCCAATCGCTTATCACAACGTCACATAGATTGGGTACACAATATCGTTCCCGATGCTAATATCATCACATGCGAAGACTCAGAGTTAGGTCAACATCTGCCGACTGCCGATATCTTGATCGCATGGGGGTTCATCAATATTGACGAACATTTGCCGAATGCACCGCGTCTTCGTTGGATCCATGCTTTAAGCGCAGGTGTCGAGAAAATACTCTCGCCGATGGTCGCCGAAGCATCTATCCAGTTAACAAATGTACGCGGCATTCACGGTATTCCTATGTCGGAGCACGTGTTCGGCATGATGCTTGCGTTCTCTCGCAGTATTGCAGGATTCGCACGCCAGCAACAAGATGCCGTTTGGAAACGATTGAGCCTCACGGAGCTTTATAACAAAACACTCTGCATCGTCGGTCTTGGCAGTATCGGCCGCGAGATCGCCAAACGTGCCAAAGCGTTCAATATGCGTATCGTAGCCACAAAACAAACGATGACACAAGAGCTGTTCGTCGATGAACTCTGTCCGCCGAGTGAACTTGACCGCCTTCTCGGCGAAGCAGACTATGTCGTCTTGACTGTTCCCGAAACGCCCGATACAGTCGGTCTCTTTTCTTACGAACGAATCTGCCGTATGAAAGAATCTGCCGTTCTCATCAACGTCGCACGCGGCACTGTCGTTTCTGCCGAAGGACTTGCACAAGCCTTGACCGAGAAGAAGATTGCGGGCGCGGCACTCGATGTATTCGAATCGGAACCGCTGCCGGAATCGTCTCCTCTCTGGAAAATGGACAATGTATTGATTACGCCGCATTGCGCCGCAGTTTCGCCACTCTATCTTGACAGAGCAATGCAATGTTTCTGCGAAAACTTGGTGCTCTACATGAATAACAAATCCATGATGAACGTCATCGACAAAGAACGCGGTTACTAATGCATCTCATCGGCTTGGCGAAGCAGTGTAAGCTCCGTACGCTCTCCGCTCATCATCGGCTCGTGATGATGTAAGACGAGCTCGATAAGTTCTTCTTCCGCACCGATCTCTTTGAGAAACTCCGCACTTCTTCGCGGATGATGAAAATAAACATAACATGCGTGCCGCAGATTATCGAGTCTGCTTCCACGGCCTTCGCGCCCCCATGATCTCATCATGCGGGGCGCGAATTTATGTCCTATAACAGTAATCACCTTATCTGCCGTACTGACATCTCCGTATATTTTCCC
This genomic window from Selenomonadales bacterium contains:
- a CDS encoding D-2-hydroxyacid dehydrogenase, encoding MSLNIVVANRLSQRHIDWVHNIVPDANIITCEDSELGQHLPTADILIAWGFINIDEHLPNAPRLRWIHALSAGVEKILSPMVAEASIQLTNVRGIHGIPMSEHVFGMMLAFSRSIAGFARQQQDAVWKRLSLTELYNKTLCIVGLGSIGREIAKRAKAFNMRIVATKQTMTQELFVDELCPPSELDRLLGEADYVVLTVPETPDTVGLFSYERICRMKESAVLINVARGTVVSAEGLAQALTEKKIAGAALDVFESEPLPESSPLWKMDNVLITPHCAAVSPLYLDRAMQCFCENLVLYMNNKSMMNVIDKERGY
- a CDS encoding HD domain-containing protein codes for the protein MRAKQFWAAITAHITIEDSIWVNGILSPREASLFWRMNLPDQQHAIRVAQSALVLAQRVRENVDTDLLLRGALLHDVGKIYGDVSTADKVITVIGHKFAPRMMRSWGREGRGSRLDNLRHACYVYFHHPRRSAEFLKEIGAEEELIELVLHHHEPMMSGERTELTLLRQADEMH